The following coding sequences lie in one Lolium perenne isolate Kyuss_39 chromosome 2, Kyuss_2.0, whole genome shotgun sequence genomic window:
- the LOC127335720 gene encoding (+)-neomenthol dehydrogenase gives MEGANSGPPNTRIAVVTGGNKGIGFEVCRQLASGGVTVVLTARDETRGTAAVEKLKGLGISGVVFHQLDITNASSIAGLADFLKTRFGKLDILVNNAAIGGVEYLQELDTNEEKFSGLDFHQRLEWMFTNINETVDGSKEGVKTDYYGTKHVIEALLPLLQSSSDGRLVNVSSDAGLLTFIKNEEVRQELNDIDNLTEQRIDELLDKFLEDFEAGTSEAQGWPTVLAAYKMAKAAMNAYSRILAKRHPELRVNCVHPGYVRTDITMGSGILTPEEGARNVVKVALLPEGSPTGLYFDKGEEASFV, from the exons ATGGAAGGAGCCAACTCCGGCCCCCCAAACACGAG GATTGCCGTCGTCACCGGCGGGAACAAAGGGATCGGTTTCGAGGTGTGCAGGCAACTAGCCAGCGGCGGCGTCACGGTGGTTTTGACGGCCCGGGACGAGACGAGGGGCACGGCGGCCGTGGAGAAGCTCAAGGGGCTGGGGATCAGTGGTGTCGTCTTCCATCAGCTGGACATCACAAACGCTTCGAGCATTGCTGGATTGGCCGATTTCTTGAAGACCCGTTTCGGGAAGCTAGATATTCT GGTGAATAATGCCGCAATTGGTGGGGTTGAGTACCTCCAAGAACTCGATACCAATGAGGAAAAG TTCAGTGGCCTAGATTTCCACCAGAGACTCGAATGGATGTTCACAAACATCAACGAGACCGTCGACGGCTCAAAGGAAGGTGTGAAGACAGACTACTACGGCACCAAGCATGTAATCGAAGCCCTGCTGCCTCTCCTGCAATCTTCCTCCGACGGGAGATTAGTGAATGTCTCCTCTGATGCTGGACTGCTAACG TTTATCAAGAACGAGGAGGTGAGGCAGGAGCTGAACGACATCGACAACCTGACGGAGCAGAGAATAGACGAGCTGCTGGACAAGTTCCTCGAGGATTTTGAGGCCGGGACGTCGGAGGCGCAGGGGTGGCCCACCGTTCTCGCAGCGTATAAGATGGCCAAAGCCGCCATGAACGCGTACtcgaggatcttggcaaagaggcACCCGGAGCTCCGTGTCAACTGCGTGCATCCAGGCTACGTCAGGACCGACATAACCATGGGCTCGGGTATCCTGACGCCCGAGGAGGGCGCGCGTAACGTGGTGAAGGTGGCGCTGCTGCCGGAGGGTTCGCCGACCGGCTTGTACTTCGACAAGGGTGAGGAGGCGTCGTTCGTCTGA